One window from the genome of Candidatus Binataceae bacterium encodes:
- a CDS encoding S1C family serine protease: MNATLFLLEKVAHATVGIHSAVPSSHPSAGIGLGTDRRGTGTLVSSDGLIITVNYMLMGAQQVSVTLTSGQELPAAIVAQDFTTNLALLKIDGHDLPFLQAVSSLECSLGQQIFMVSSLGGERRCADVGHITYLGPFDAAWEFVLERCICVTASALNIGLNGGPICNSRGQIVGVSYLNFADLNRAVLAIPGECFISSRDELLRHGKRVSVPSRLWLGVLSYTLREHVVIADVVPGSPGAKAGLRQGDVVLAADEREIRDRRTLYEAVNRHRPGETVTLKILRNNQVRSIPVTAIRVEDYLG, translated from the coding sequence GTGAACGCGACGCTGTTCTTGCTGGAGAAGGTTGCGCACGCGACGGTGGGTATCCATTCGGCCGTGCCCTCTTCGCATCCGTCGGCCGGTATCGGGCTGGGTACCGACCGCCGCGGCACCGGCACCCTAGTCAGCTCCGACGGCCTCATCATCACGGTCAACTACATGCTGATGGGGGCGCAGCAGGTGTCGGTCACGCTGACCAGCGGCCAGGAGCTGCCGGCGGCGATCGTGGCGCAGGACTTCACGACCAACCTGGCGCTGCTCAAGATCGACGGCCACGACCTGCCCTTCCTCCAGGCGGTTTCGTCGCTCGAGTGTTCGCTCGGCCAGCAGATCTTCATGGTATCGAGCCTGGGCGGAGAGCGGCGATGCGCCGACGTGGGGCACATCACCTATCTCGGGCCGTTCGACGCCGCGTGGGAGTTCGTGCTCGAGCGCTGCATCTGCGTCACCGCCTCGGCGCTCAACATCGGGCTCAACGGCGGCCCGATCTGCAACTCGCGCGGACAGATAGTTGGGGTCTCGTACCTCAACTTCGCCGATCTCAACCGCGCGGTCCTGGCGATCCCGGGCGAGTGCTTTATCAGCAGCCGCGACGAGCTGTTACGCCACGGCAAACGGGTCAGCGTGCCGTCGCGGTTATGGCTGGGGGTGCTCTCCTACACGCTGCGCGAGCACGTCGTGATCGCCGACGTGGTGCCGGGCAGCCCGGGCGCCAAGGCCGGGCTGCGGCAGGGCGACGTGGTGCTGGCCGCCGACGAGCGCGAGATCCGCGACCGCCGCACCCTCTACGAAGCCGTCAACCGCCATCGTCCGGGCGAAACCGTTACGCTCAAGATCCTGCGCAACAACCAGGTCCGCTCGATCCCGGTTACCGCGATCCGGGTTGAGGACTACCTGGGCTAG